A genomic segment from Micropterus dolomieu isolate WLL.071019.BEF.003 ecotype Adirondacks linkage group LG03, ASM2129224v1, whole genome shotgun sequence encodes:
- the LOC123968002 gene encoding putative ferric-chelate reductase 1, with translation MDNRLILAVLFLTVSWISVGTYAQTVSTLETPLNRTGCGTQQLCAAQPSNCDPSSGSCFFFSAQQQSGQNFMLGLSGQSAGYVAASLAPNTTLAGNVTTYVCAKNGSAVQFISTFLNNGTLIPTTLNVSSVKGRLNGTTIQCTFDATVPDQATKTINLAIIISSGTFDSMTGALGKPDFKFRSGLVDLSNPNATVTNQLSSSATGGIALQQSLMQALLITVGVLGLAIL, from the exons ATGGATAacagactgatcctcgctgtccTGTTTTTGACGGTGTCCTGGATATCTGTGGGCACCTATGCTCAAACAGTTTCAACTCTTGAG ACACCTCTTAATAGGACAGGCTGTGGGACCCAACAGCTCTGCGCGGCTCAGCCCTCTAACTGCGACCCCTCCTCTGgatcatgtttctttttttctgctcaGCAGCAGAGTGGTCAAAACTTTATGTTGGGGCTTTCAGGACAGTCAGCAGGCTACGTCGCTGCCTCCTTGGCACCTAACACCACACTG GCAGGTAACGTCACAACCTACGTCTGTGCTAAGAACGGCAGTGCTGTTCAATTCATCAGCACTTTCCTCAACAACGGCACACTGATTCCAACAACG CTGAACGTGAGCTCTGTGAAGGGCAGGCTCAATGGAACCACAATCCAGTGTACATTTGATGCCACCGTACCAGACCAAGCTACTAAAACAATAAATTTAGCAATCATAATCTCCAGTGGAACTTTCGACAGCA TGACTGGGGCACTGGGAAAGCCTGACTTCAAATTTAGGAGTGGTCTTGTAGACCTGTCAAACCCTAACGCCACTGTCACCAATCAGCTTTCATCTTCCGCTACCGGTGGCATTGCACTGCAGCAATCACTGATGCAAG CTCTGCTGATCACTGTTGGTGTGCTGGGCCTGGCCATCCTCTGA